The genomic segment GTACAGAAAAGGCTCTTGACCTGGTAACACAAGCGGCCGCGCAAGGTGCGCAAATCATTGTTTTTGGCGAAACGTGGCTGCCCGGTTATCCAGCCTGGCTGGATTATTGTCCGGATGCCGCGCTGTGGAATCACGAGCCGACAAAACAGGTTTTTGCAAGACTTCGGGAGAACAGCATTTTGGTCCCCGGGAGGGAAACAACGCTATTCGGTCGACTCGCTCAAGAGCTGGCAATCACGCTCGTAATGGGAGTAAACGAACGGGTAGATTCGGGGCCGGGGAATGGAACGCTTTACAATTCGCTACTCTTCATTGGCCCTTTGGGAAAAATCTTAAATCATCACAGGAAATTGATGCCGACATACACGGAAAGGATGGTCTGGGGTCAGGGGGACGGGCATGGAATGACTTCGATAGAAAGCGCTGCCGGCAGGTTGAGCGGTCTGATTTGTTGGGAGCACTGGATGCCATTATCGCGTCACGTGCTGCATGAAGCCGGTGAAGATATTCACGTGGCGGCATGGCCATCGGTCCACGAGATGCATCAACTCGCGAGCCGCCACTATGCTTTTGAAGGACGTTGTTTTGTGCTTGCCGCAGGCTTGATTATGACGGCGGGCGATCTTCCCATCGAACTCAACAAACCCGGAGAATTGGCGAACAATCCGCAGCAATTGTTATTGCGCGGAGGAAGCGCGATCATCGGCCCGGACGGTCATTATGTTGTGGAGCCTGTCTTCGATCGTGAAACGATATTGATCCGGGAACTGGATTTGCAAATGATCGATCGAGAACGAATGACTTTGGACGTTTCAGGCCATTATCACCGCCCTGATATTTTTGATGTGCGGGTAAGGAGGTCGCGTAGCCCGAAGAAGCGCAACCAGACTATTTCTCCTGTGGCGAAACGAGTTTGACCTGAATCTTTACCTGTTTATTGCTGACGGTTGAGAAGAAATTATCAAACACAAAGTAGTAAGTCTCGCCGGCCACAACCGGAATTTCGAACTTACCCTCTTTCTTCTTTTCGAGCTTGAAGAGGCTTTTATGCGGATAATGACTGAACCAGCGAACGTACTGATCCTTGGTGAAAATGTAAAAAGTGATGTCGTCGTAAAATCCGCCTTTGCATGTAAAAAACCCTTTTACCCTGGAATTCGGTGTCGTCTCCGGAACCAGATAGTGGACCTCTTTGAAATCACCTCGAATCACGGTCAATTCGCGGTCCACAATCGTTTCCGCAGCTTCGATCTGAAAAGCAACGAACAAGAACAGGGCGGCGACTAAATATCTAATTGGCAGATTCTTTTCTACTTCGCGATGCATCTCCAGAAGCCTTTCTAATCTCTTTACGATAATCGGGACCATCCAGTTCTATAAATGTACACATTTCATAGAGTCTTGACACGACTTTGTATCCAAGACGCTCCCGTAACGATTCCTGCGCAGATGATTTCGCCGGCTCGATCGCAAGATTCGTGGTCGTCAGCAGCATTTTCTTCTGCTGGTACCTCAGATTAACAATATGAAAAACTGTATCCTGCATCCACTCTGTCATTCGCTGAGATCCCAGGTCATCGAGCACCAGAACTTCAGAAGTAAGAACGGGCCGCAAGATTTGAAGCTCTGAAGTCTGGGAAAGTTCGTCATAGCTGCTGCGGATTTCCGCCAGCAAATCGTGAAAATCGACAAACAGGCAACGAATCCCTTTTTTGAGCAATGTTTTTACAACAGAAACTGCCAGATGCGTTTTACCTGTTCCGGAATTTCCCGAGAAAAGCAGGCCCCCTTCCGGATAATCTTCCTCAATCATTGGATAATCCGCGGCAAAATTCTGGGCCATTGTTTTTGCTCTTTCCTGGCCAAGAGATTGGGAATCATAATTCTCGAAATCGCAGTTGATATAACGTGGTGGAACTTTGGCGGAATCCACCATTTTGTCGCCGCTGATGACGCGCGCGCACGCGCAACGTTTCGCGCGTGAAACCGAGCCTTCCAGCACAATTTGCCAGCCGGTACCGCTGCAGAACTCACAGAGTTTCTGTTCTACTTCCATCCTCTAAGCATACCTTCCTTTGCAAAGATGTCCATGTTTGCTGTGTATAATCTTGTACGAAACTGGAACAAATGAAAACCAAGAAGACGCACATATATTTTATCCTTTTTGTGATCATTTCTACGATTGCAGGCCTGGAAATTGGGGCGCGTCTCTATTTGAGTTTTGTGCTGCATAA from the bacterium genome contains:
- a CDS encoding carbon-nitrogen hydrolase family protein, yielding MRPRKATVAIVQASPVYMNLEQSTEKALDLVTQAAAQGAQIIVFGETWLPGYPAWLDYCPDAALWNHEPTKQVFARLRENSILVPGRETTLFGRLAQELAITLVMGVNERVDSGPGNGTLYNSLLFIGPLGKILNHHRKLMPTYTERMVWGQGDGHGMTSIESAAGRLSGLICWEHWMPLSRHVLHEAGEDIHVAAWPSVHEMHQLASRHYAFEGRCFVLAAGLIMTAGDLPIELNKPGELANNPQQLLLRGGSAIIGPDGHYVVEPVFDRETILIRELDLQMIDRERMTLDVSGHYHRPDIFDVRVRRSRSPKKRNQTISPVAKRV
- a CDS encoding ATP-binding protein, with the protein product MEVEQKLCEFCSGTGWQIVLEGSVSRAKRCACARVISGDKMVDSAKVPPRYINCDFENYDSQSLGQERAKTMAQNFAADYPMIEEDYPEGGLLFSGNSGTGKTHLAVSVVKTLLKKGIRCLFVDFHDLLAEIRSSYDELSQTSELQILRPVLTSEVLVLDDLGSQRMTEWMQDTVFHIVNLRYQQKKMLLTTTNLAIEPAKSSAQESLRERLGYKVVSRLYEMCTFIELDGPDYRKEIRKASGDASRSRKESAN